CGGTTTAAAAGATGCCGATTTTATGACGAGTGTGTTGGAAAGATAAGCTACCCCACCCAACCTCCCCTTACAAAGGGGAGGAGTTTCCCCTCCTTTGTAAGGAGGGGTTAGGGGAGGTAGAGAGATGTAAGGGGAAAAAGGGTCATGAATAGATATGCGCGCATTATTAGCTACATTTTTATTAACGGGATTTTTATGTGCGCCCTTATGCCAGCTGCAAGCCAAAGAATCTTGGCCCAATTTACGGCATCGTGAGCCTATTAGCACCGAATCGGTGCCCATCATTCAAGCGCCACCGCCTGAAGTTGCTCCGGCTCCTGTATCAACTCCAGCTCCCCAAACGCCTGCGCCGGTGTCTCCCGTGGCATCAGAACCTGCTCCTGTGCAAGCTGTAACAGAAACAAAACCAGCCAAACAAAAAAATACCAATTACAAGCTCGATTATAAAGCCGACTTAGCTTTCCAGAATCAGCATTATTTCTTTTCTCGAAGTGAGCACCCTATAAACGACCAGCTTAATTTTGAAGCTGAGTTTGGTTTTTTGTACGACAACCGTGATAATTTTTTAGTAAATATCAAACCTCTTTTTTATTTTGATGCACTCGATGTTAATCGCATGCGGTATATTCCAAACGAAGCTTATCTCAAATATTACACCAACAATATTGAACTGTCGGCCGGTTTCCAAATGGTGCCATGGGGAGTATCCCGCTCGTTTAACCCTACCGATGTAATGAATCGTAAAGATTTAGAGCGTAATTATTATCGCCCCGAGCGTTTGGGGGATCCTATGGTTGGTTTTAGATATACCAATCCACAGTTGGGTTTTTTAAGTCAGTTTGGCGTGGATGTGTACGTGCTCCCTGTTTTTATGGAAACACCATTGCCCAAGTTTGATTCGCGTTTTAGTTTGGATAATCAGGCCATGGGTGCTGCTTTTACAGCCTTTGAGGAGCAGGAAATTGCAGGGTATGGACGTCAAATTGGGGCAGGGCTTAAAGTTTCTGGGTCTATTAAAGCAACTGATATTTCGCTTCATTACTATCATGGGCCAGAACGTCAGCCTTCTTTTTATCTGCTTTTAGATAACAATCTTAATTTGAGAATTCAGCCTTTTTACTACACCATCGACATGATTGGTTTTAATGTGGCTTCTGTATTAGGTAAATTTACCTTGCATGCCGAAGCTGCGTATAAAATTACAGCCAGTAATCCAGAAAAGCCACATCAATTACCTTTGGCTAATGTGAGCGATGCCATTCCCAACAATTATTTTCAGTTTGTACCAGGAGTAGATTACACCTTTGATGGTGTTTTTAAAACCGGCACTCTTATTTTAAGCGCCGAGTATATAGGTGAAGACAAGCATACCAATTATTTTGAGGAATTTAGACCTCTTAAAAATGATATTTTTCTGGGCACGCAGTTTGTATTAAACGATGTACGTAACACGTCGTTTGAATTGGGTATGATGAAAGATTTATCCAATGAAGAAATGATTGTGTTTTTTGAAGCGGGTACCAATGTGTATAAAGAGCTGCGTTTTACTGTAGGGGGAAGCATTATTAATCAGGATAGCGATCCGGATTTGCCGCTTTCCTTTTTTGACAATAATACCTATGTTTATTCCCGGCTTTCATATTCATTTGGCGGTAGTTTAAAAAAGAAAAAATAATAATTGTTTTGCACAGTTTTGAGAATAGGATGCGTGTATGAATTTTTTTGAAAAAATGGGCTCGTGGGTTTGGAATTACAAAACCTACATTACAATTTTAGCTCTTGTTCTCACTCTTTTTTTAGCGCCTTTTGCGGGTACAATTAAACCCGACAACTCGTTTGAAGCTATCGCTGTTCGTAACGATCCCAACATTATTTTAAGCCAAAAGATGAGCCAAATTTTTGGTTCGGATGAGTACATGAGTATTATGTACGAAACCGATGATGCTTTTAGTGCGTCTTCATTGGCTGTTACCCAAAAGGTAACTCAGTATCTCAAAACTCAACCTTATACCGAAGTTTTAAGTTTAACCAATTTGTGGAAAGCCGTGAGTGTTAAGGATGAAAAAGGAGATGCTTTAAATGTAGTGCCTTTTATTCCAGAGGCCTGGATTAAAACTGGTGTTCCGCCCGAAGAACGCAAGGCACTAATAGAAAATCCTCTCTATAAAAACCTAATTTATAACGAGTCTGGAAAGGCAGCTGCAATTTTGGCGCGCTTTCCTGAGTTAGGGCATGATGATGCCACCCGTTCTAAACTTATCAATGAGGCCCGCGCCTTTACTGATGAAGTCACAAAAGAGAGCGGGGTTAAATTTTTTATTTTTGGTTTACCGGTGATGAATCGCTCGGTGTGCGAAGTGGTAGAGAAAGAACAGAATACACTGACACCCATCATGATTGTGGCCATTCTTTTACTTATTATTTACTTGTATCGTAACTGGTTTGTAACTCTTATTACTTTTGTACAACTGCTCATTACCATGGGTATTACTGTGGGAACCTTGGGTTTACTGGGGGTTAAATTTAACTGGCTCACCACCATGGCGCCGGCCGTGATTGTGATCATGAATATTTGCGATTCGGTGTATATTATTAACGAGTTTCAACGCACCGATTATACTTTACCGGCTATAGAGCGCATGCGGATTATGTTTAAAAACATAGGCGCTCCGTGTTTATTTACCAGCATTATTAATGGGTTTGGCTTTTTATCCCTTGTCACTAGTGTGGTTAATTCGTTGCAAGATTTTGGTCTTTACGTTTTTATTGCTGTTATTGTGGAGTACGCTATTTCGTTTACGATTTTTCCTATACTTCTTAATAATTCCAAAAGTAAATCAAATCGACCAAATAAAGCAGAAAACCCTTATCTTAAACTCACAATTAATAAGGCGTATGAATTAGTTTCAAAACACCCCTCTTCAGTAGGCGTGGGCTGTATGCTTCTTATTGTGCTTTCTTTAATAGGGATTTCGGAGCTGCAAATCAATCAGTCGAGTCTTAAATATTTTAAAAATGATACCAAAATTAATATGATTGAGGC
This sequence is a window from bacterium. Protein-coding genes within it:
- a CDS encoding MMPL family transporter, whose protein sequence is MNFFEKMGSWVWNYKTYITILALVLTLFLAPFAGTIKPDNSFEAIAVRNDPNIILSQKMSQIFGSDEYMSIMYETDDAFSASSLAVTQKVTQYLKTQPYTEVLSLTNLWKAVSVKDEKGDALNVVPFIPEAWIKTGVPPEERKALIENPLYKNLIYNESGKAAAILARFPELGHDDATRSKLINEARAFTDEVTKESGVKFFIFGLPVMNRSVCEVVEKEQNTLTPIMIVAILLLIIYLYRNWFVTLITFVQLLITMGITVGTLGLLGVKFNWLTTMAPAVIVIMNICDSVYIINEFQRTDYTLPAIERMRIMFKNIGAPCLFTSIINGFGFLSLVTSVVNSLQDFGLYVFIAVIVEYAISFTIFPILLNNSKSKSNRPNKAENPYLKLTINKAYELVSKHPSSVGVGCMLLIVLSLIGISELQINQSSLKYFKNDTKINMIEANNFARKGVGGGVESDILHDTDTPGLLLEPQFMKQLDTFAQAEAKNFKSTNHISSIADLVKYFNQVLHNNDPTYYKIPDTRAEIEQIMLVMEMNQAELHLRSLINLDYSKAVTRIFSSVNETLKDSLDDFDAAAKTISTSFSPEFNTKLVSKALSTSEVLRFIPHTIVVSLLTSGVFIAIAMIFLFRSVKVGLLSLLPSALPLLMVGGFMGFFNIWINIASAMTFAVSLGIAMDDTVNIIWRMKKYVEQFGLTHDEALKKVFDEIGVPLISSSLMLAGGYLMLSFSQLWPTTHFGVAVACCCMFALIGDLLLIPVIFLKLKPFKAKAA